A single genomic interval of Cucumis sativus cultivar 9930 chromosome 7, Cucumber_9930_V3, whole genome shotgun sequence harbors:
- the LOC101208240 gene encoding receptor-like protein kinase HSL1 has translation MPPPPPLLLLLLLLPFLPLISSLNQEGLYLQRVKLGLSDPTHSLSSWNPRDNTPCNWSGITCDSLTHSVIAVDLSNFQLSGPFPTFICRLPSLSSLSLSNNAINASLSDDVASCSGLHFLNMSQNLLAGSIPDGISKIFNLRSLDLSGNNFSGEIPTSFGGFTQLETLNLVDNLLNGTIPGSLGNVSSLKELQLAYNPFMRSEIPSAFGNLTKLEVLWLANCNLAGQIPATIGGMTRLKNLDLSNNRLSGSIPVSLTQMKSLVQIELFNNSLSGELPLRLSNLTSLRRIDVSMNHLTGMIPDELCALQLESLNLFENRLEGPLPESIVNSPYLNELKLFNNKLSGQLPSKLGQNSPLVHLDVSYNGFSGGIPENLCAKGKLEELILIYNSFSGRIPASLGKCTSLSRIRMRNNRLSGPVPDEFWGLPNVYLLELVENSLSGSISSMISGAKNLSILVISENQFSGSIPNEIGLLSNLTELSGNDNMFSGRIPGALVKLNLLSTLDLSKNKLSGELPMGIGALKRLNELNLASNRLSGNIPSEIGNLPVLNYLDLSSNHLSGSIPLELQNLKLNLLNLSNNLLSGVLPPLYAEDIYRDSFLGNPGLCNNDPSLCPHVGKGKNQGYWLLRSIFLLAIIVFVVGVIWFFFKYKEFKKSKKGIAISKWRSFHKLGFSEYEIADCLSEDKVIGSGASGKVYKVVLKNGEVVAVKKLWQGTRKEDTSLESEKDGFEAEVETLGKIRHKNIVRLWCCCNTGNCKLLVYEYMPNGSLGDLLHGSKKRFLDWPTRYKVVLDAAEGLSYLHHDCAPPIVHRDIKSNNILLDSEFGARVADFGLAKFLNAGKGSESMSVIAGSCGYIAPEYAYTLRVNEKSDIYSFGVVILELVTGRPPNDPEFGDKDLAKWVYATVDGRELDRVIDPKLGSEYKEEIYRVLDVGLLCTSSLPINRPSMRRVVKLLQEAAIETRPPAIVKKEVKLSPYLS, from the exons AtgcctcctcctcctcctcttcttcttcttcttcttcttcttccttttcttccattGATCTCTTCTCTCAATCAAGAAGGATTGTATCTTCAACGAGTCAAACTCGGTCTCTCCGATCCCACTCACTCCCTCTCTTCATGGAACCCTCGCGACAACACTCCCTGCAACTGGTCCGGCATCACTTGCGATTCCCTCACTCATTCTGTCATCGCCGTCGACCTCTCCAACTTTCAGCTCTCCGGACCCTTTCCCACTTTTATTTGTcgtcttccttctctttcttcgCTCTCCCTCTCTAATAACGCTATTAACGCTTCTCTTTCCGACGATGTTGCTTCCTGTTCTGGCCTTCACTTCCTTAACATGTCTCAGAATCTTCTTGCTGGTTCTATTCCCGATGGGATTTCCAAgatcttcaatcttcgttcTCTGGATCTCTCTGGAAATAATTTTTCTGGGGAGATTCCCACGAGTTTCGGTGGGTTTACGCAACTTGAGACGCTGAATTTGGTTGATAATCTATTGAATGGAACTATTCCGGGGAGTTTGGGTAACGTTTCGAGTTTGAAAGAGCTTCAACTTGCTTATAATCCGTTTATGCGGAGTGAGATTCCGAGTGCATTCGGTAACTTGACGAAGCTGGAGGTTCTCTGGCTTGCTAATTGTAATCTTGCCGGTCAGATTCCGGCAACCATTGGCGGGATGACTCGGCTTAAGAATCTTGACTTGTCTAATAATAGACTCAGTGGGTCGATTCCGGTTTCACTCactcaaatgaaaagtttagttcaaattgaactttttaacAACTCGCTCTCTGGGGAGTTGCCTTTACGACTGTCTAATTTAACTTCACTTCGACGAATTGATGTGTCCATGAACCACTTGACGGGAATGATTCCGGATGAACTGTGCGCATTACAGCTTGAGTCGTTAAATTTGTTCGAGAATCGATTGGAAGGCCCTTTGCCGGAGAGTATCGTTAATTCCCCATACTTGAATGAGCTCAAATTGTTTAACAACAAGCTTAGTGGACAGTTACCTAGTAAACTCGGCCAAAACTCGCCATTAGTTCATCTTGATGTTTCATACAACGGGTTTTCTGGCGGAATTCCTGAAAACTTGTGTGCAAAAGGGAAATTGGAAGAGCTTATATTGATTTACAATTCGTTTTCTGGAAGAATCCCGGCAAGCCTTGGAAAATGCACCAGCTTAAGCCGGATTCGAATGAGGAACAACAGACTCTCTGGTCCGGTTCCTGATGAATTTTGGGGTCTGCCCAATGTGTATTTGCTTGAGCTCGTTGAGAATTCTCTTTCTGGGTCTATTTCTTCGATGATATCTGGCGCTAAGAATCTCTCTATTCTGGTGATTtcagaaaatcaattttcagGGTCAATTCCTAACGAGATTGGGTTGCTAAGCAATCTGACTGAACTCTCAGGTAATGACAATATGTTTTCCGGTCGAATCCCAGGAGCTTTGGTAAAGTTAAACCTGTTGAGCACACTCGATCTAAGCAAGAACAAACTTTCTGGTGAATTGCCAATGGGAATTGGAGCTTTGAAAAGGCTAAATGAGTTAAATTTAGCAAGTAATAGACTATCTGGCAATATCCCGAGTGAAATTGGAAACCTTCCAGTGCTTAATTATCTTGATCTCTCTAGTAATCATCTCAGTGGAAGTATACCTCTTGAATTGCAGAATTTGAAACTgaatttactaaatttgtcGAACAATCTGTTATCAGGTGTACTTCCTCCTCTTTATGCTGAGGATATTTACAGAGATAGCTTCCTGGGTAATCCAGGTTTGTGCAATAACGACCCAAGTCTTTGTCCTCAcgttggaaaaggaaaaaaccaAGGCTATTGGCTTCTCAGGTCCATTTTTCTACTTGCTatcattgtttttgttgttggggtcatttggtttttcttcAAGTACAAGGAATTCAAGAAGAGTAAGAAAGGAATTGCCATTTCCAAGTGGAGATCGTTTCATAAACTTGGTTTTAGTGAATATGAAATAGCAGACTGTCTCAGTGAAGACAAAGTCATTGGAAGTGGAGCGTCCGGCAAAGTGTACAAAGTCGTGCTAAAAAATGGGGAGGTTGTGGCGGTGAAGAAGCTATGGCAAGGAACAAGAAAAGAGGACACAAGTTTGGAGTCAGAGAAAGATGGATTTGAGGCTGAAGTCGAGACTTTAGGGAAGATTCGTCACAAGAATATTGTAAGGTTATGGTGCTGCTGCAACACAGGCAACTGCAAGCTGCTTGTTTATGAGTACATGCCCAATGGAAGTTTGGGAGATTTGTTGCACGGCAGCAAGAAGCGCTTTCTGGATTGGCCTACAAGGTATAAAGTAGTTTTGGATGCAGCTGAAGGGCTTTCTTACCTGCATCACGACTGTGCTCCTCCAATTGTTCATAGGGACATTAAGTCCAACAATATATTGCTTGATTCTGAGTTTGGGGCTAGAGTTGCTGACTTTGGATTGGCAAAGTTTTTGAATGCTGGCAAGGGATCAGAATCTATGTCTGTCATTGCTGGTTCTTGTGGTTATATTGCACCAG AATATGCTTATACTTTAAGAGTAAACGAAAAGAGTGACATCTACAGCTTTGGGGTGGTGATTTTAGAGCTAGTGACAGGACGGCCACCAAATGATCCAGAATTTGGAGATAAAGACTTGGCAAAGTGGGTATATGCTACTGTCGATGGCAGAGAACTCGACCGAGTAATTGATCCTAAGCTCGGTTCTGAATACAAGGAAGAAATATACAGAGTCCTTGATGTTGGACTGCTTTGCACAAGCTCACTCCCTATCAACCGCCCCTCAATGAGGAGAGTCGTTAAACTACTGCAGGAGGCTGCCATAGAAACCAGACCACCCGCCATTGTTAAAAAGGAAGTCAAACTTTCTCCATATTTGTCCTAG